CGCACAATCTTCTCTGGTACGGGCAGCTCCAGCCGCTCTGCGATGCGGTAGATCATTTTCTCTGACGTCCCGAGAATCAGCAGGGATGCGGGTGCGGTTTCCTTTAATTTCTGTGCCACAGCTTTCCTATGCTCTTCATCTGTAAACAGGGCTGTCTTAATTGCTGCGATTTTCGTGTTCTGTCGTTTCGCTGAAACACCTTCTAAAATGGCATTTCCGCAGATGAAAAGACCGTCATCTATGAAGCTCTCAATATTCATGGCCCTGCAAAGATTCATCGCTTGATAGCTTTTGCCAGTACCGCTCTTTCCCACCAAACCGTAAACGTTCATGCTGTACCTCTAATATTTTTTTGCTTGTCTTCATCAAATTATGAAAACCATATTGTTAATTTGAAAACGTTCTGATATAATGAATCTACTTGTTTAATTCATGTTAAGGAGGATATTATTATGGCATATGTAATTAAAGATACTTGCATCAGCTGCGGAGCATGTGAACCAGAATGCCCGACAGAAGCTATTTCTGCAGGAGATTCCATATATGTAATCGAAGCTGACAAATGTATCGATTGCGGCGCATGCGCTAACGCATGTCCTGTTGATGCTCCAGTAGAAGCTTAATTTAAGCCTTATTGAAGAGAATGAATAACCGTTTCGCGAGAAACGGTTATTTTTATTCTTATATAATTTCTCTTTTTTCTTTCTCTAGATTTTAGATACGGTTTCTTAATCCTGATCTTTCATCTGTGAGTTGCGGTTGATATAATAGGCCAAGGAATGAAGACTGTCACTCAAGTGCACGTTTTCAAGAGCAACCCCCTCCGGCAGTTGAAGATCGGTAGGAGCAAAGTTCCAAATTCCTCTGACTCCACCGGCACAAAGCTTGTCAACAACCTCCTGCGCACTGTCCTTATTGGTGCAGACAATACCAATATCAACGGAATTGTCCTGCATGAATTCCTCCAAACGCTCATAATCAAGAACTTCAATGTCATTGATCCTCAGGCCGATCAGCTTGGGATTCACATCAAACATTGCGGAAACCATAAAGCCTGATTTGTAATAATGGGTGTAGTTCGCAATTGCCTGACCAAGGTTTCCGGTACCGACAATGACCATCTTGTAGTCCTTATCAAGTCCCAGAATCGAACTGATTTCATTATAAAGGCTTTGTATATTGTATCCGTACCCCTGCTGGCCAAAGCCTCCGAAGTTATTCAGGTCCTGTCTGATCTGCGATGCAGTATAGCCAATCAAGTTGCTTAATTCATTAGATGATATTCTGTCCACATTTTTCTTCTGAAGATCTGATAGATATCTTCGGTATCTTGGCAGTCTTTTAATTACTGCACTGGAAATCTTTGCGTTATCTTTCATTGCTTTTTCCCACTTTACCTATAGATTTTTAAAATGATTATAATAATGAATTTACCGGCATTGATCACGGTAAATTCATGGCGCGATAGTTCTAATAGACACTAGGCGACGCTGCTATTTCATAAGACCTTTCAATATTTCTTACGACTACAGCGCTGCACGTCAATAGTTGCAACCATTATACCATTTAATTTCTTTTGGTACAATACAAAAAGTTACATTGCTTACTCCATGATTACTCAGCGAGAGAATCCCCTGATTTAAATGTCTATTTACGCATAACGAAAAACCCGCGATTGCGGGCTTCTCATTCATGTATTAGTTTATCTTTTCTTCTACGTACTTTACGATATCTCCGACATTCTGGAACTTTTCTGCTTCTTCGTCAGGAACTTCGATTTCAAACTCGTCCTCAATCGCCATGATAATTTCAACTGCGTCGAGAGAATCGGCTTCCAAGTCTTTCATAAGGCTTGTTTCAAGAGTTACTGCTGATTCATCTACTCCTAACTGCTCTACGATAATTTCTCTTATTTTTTCAAATGTCATGTTTTACCTCCATGTTTTAAGCAATATAACTGTTCTAGCTAGCGATTCAATCTAGCTATCGGCCGACAAGGCACAAACACGCTTGAAAACCGATATATCAATGCTCAAACCTATTATAAGTTACTATATTGAATACTGCAATAACTTTTTCTATTTTTTTTCATTCTACTCCTGCATTGAAATCCATGCCTCATAAGTCTCTGCCAAAAATTCCCGCAAACCGTTCAATTCACTTTGATAAGAGGCAATTTTTTCGTGATCAGAATAGATTTCTTCACTGCACATTTCATGCTGAATCCACTCGATTTTTCCTTCTGTCTCCGCGATGGTTTCTTCCAGACGCTTCTGTTCCTTTTCCAGCCTCCTGAGCCGGGTCTGTTCTTCTTTGTCTCTCCGGCGAGTCTCCATAGAGGACAGGCCGTTCCCGTCCTCCCCGCTGACTAAGCCTTGCGATACAGCAGAACTCTGTCCGCCGCTGCTGCCGCTTCTTGCCGGAGCTCCGCTTCGCAGCTCCACGCCGGTCTTCTGGCTAAGCTCGCCAAGATAGCTTTTCCCTGAGCTGATCGACTGTTTCTTTTCCATATAATAGTCATATCCGCCCAAGAAGTTTAAAGCGCCATCACTGCTTAATTCAAGGATACGGGTAGGCACCTTATTCAGAAAATATCGGTCATGGGACACCACGATAATGGTGCCGGGAAAATCAGAAAGGGAATCCTCAAACACCTCTTTTGATGCAATATCCAGATGGTTGGTCGGCTCATCCATTACAAGAACATTAGATCCTGACAGCATCAATTTCAGCAGCGCAAGGCGTGCCTTCTCGCCGCCGCTCAAAGAGGACACCTGCTGAAATACCGAATCGTTCTTAAATAGAAAGCGCCCCAGCAAACTGCGTACCTCCGTATCGCTGTAAAGGCGATACGCGGAATGCACCTCCTCTAATACTGTATTTCCTGATCCCAGAAGGTTCTGCTCCTGATCGTAATATCCAAAGGATACATTATGGCCAAGCTTAATATGACCCTGATCCGGATCTGTCTCTCCCATTATGATTTTTAAAAGTGTTGTCTTCCCAATACCGTTTGGCCCTACAAGGCATACTCGTTCCCCTCTCTTTATGTCTAGTTCAACATTCTGAAAGAGCTGGCGCTTCTCAACGCCCCGTCCGAAGCTCTTTGAAAGCTCTTTTACGGCTACTACATCGTTGCCGCTCTGATATGCCTGTTTAAACCGTATTTTCATTTTGCCGGGCTGCGTTGAAGGCCGCTCAACCCGTTCT
This genomic window from Clostridiales bacterium contains:
- the acpP gene encoding acyl carrier protein gives rise to the protein MTFEKIREIIVEQLGVDESAVTLETSLMKDLEADSLDAVEIIMAIEDEFEIEVPDEEAEKFQNVGDIVKYVEEKIN
- a CDS encoding ABC-F family ATP-binding cassette domain-containing protein, producing the protein MIILSANNITKTYGIAPILTNVSFHINEGDRIGIVGLNGAGKTTLLNILSGRLALDSGDFFVSANTKIGYLRQSDNFESEKTVYGEMLGIFEEVIAMEHELELLSHRISEESSQGREVSKLLHQYDDLTEEFKRRNGYGYKSEINGILNSMAFPEEFFQKKISTLSGGERTRLALASLLLKKPDLLLLDEPTNHLDIGTLKWLEQYLRSYAGTIVVISHDRYFLDQTVNRIFEVENHKLVTYEGNYTAYAEKKRMKEADELRKYEHQQKEIQRQEEIIRRFKQHGTEKLAKRAQSREKRLDQIERVERPSTQPGKMKIRFKQAYQSGNDVVAVKELSKSFGRGVEKRQLFQNVELDIKRGERVCLVGPNGIGKTTLLKIIMGETDPDQGHIKLGHNVSFGYYDQEQNLLGSGNTVLEEVHSAYRLYSDTEVRSLLGRFLFKNDSVFQQVSSLSGGEKARLALLKLMLSGSNVLVMDEPTNHLDIASKEVFEDSLSDFPGTIIVVSHDRYFLNKVPTRILELSSDGALNFLGGYDYYMEKKQSISSGKSYLGELSQKTGVELRSGAPARSGSSGGQSSAVSQGLVSGEDGNGLSSMETRRRDKEEQTRLRRLEKEQKRLEETIAETEGKIEWIQHEMCSEEIYSDHEKIASYQSELNGLREFLAETYEAWISMQE
- a CDS encoding 4Fe-4S dicluster domain-containing protein, translating into MAYVIKDTCISCGACEPECPTEAISAGDSIYVIEADKCIDCGACANACPVDAPVEA
- a CDS encoding redox-sensing transcriptional repressor Rex is translated as MKDNAKISSAVIKRLPRYRRYLSDLQKKNVDRISSNELSNLIGYTASQIRQDLNNFGGFGQQGYGYNIQSLYNEISSILGLDKDYKMVIVGTGNLGQAIANYTHYYKSGFMVSAMFDVNPKLIGLRINDIEVLDYERLEEFMQDNSVDIGIVCTNKDSAQEVVDKLCAGGVRGIWNFAPTDLQLPEGVALENVHLSDSLHSLAYYINRNSQMKDQD